The proteins below come from a single Cannabis sativa cultivar Pink pepper isolate KNU-18-1 chromosome 3, ASM2916894v1, whole genome shotgun sequence genomic window:
- the LOC115711577 gene encoding uncharacterized protein At5g01610, whose protein sequence is MEKALTKVGSFWISKKAKEEISNITEDLSSLSSTVEEKARWVFNKLKGKPQKALADLLREYNLPPGLFPRNITCYELDEAKGKLIVYFPSPSEVCFKDSSVIRYATRVKGTLSRGKLSGIEGMKTKVLVWVKVTSVGVESYKSDKVWFTAGVKKSKPKDVYELPREAIKVEEF, encoded by the exons ATGGAGAAAGCTCTGACTAAAGTTGGCAGTTTTTGGATTTCTAaaaaggccaaggaagagatcTCCAATATTACTGAGGACCTCTCT TCACTCTCCAGTACTGTTGAAGAAAAGGCAAGATGGGTATTCAACAAACTAAAAG GAAAACCACAAAAAGCGTTGGCTGACCTCCTCCGAGAGTACAACCTTCCTCCGGGGCTCTTTCCTCGAAACATAACATGTTATGAGCTCGATGAAGCGAAGGGGAAGCTGATCGTCTACTTTCCATCACCATCGGAGGTGTGTTTCAAGGACTCATCTGTGATAAGGTATGCGACTAGAGTAAAAGGGACACTTTCAAGGGGAAAGCTTAGTGGGATAGAAGGAATGAAGACAAAGGTATTGGTTTGGGTTAAGGTGACTAGTGTTGGTGTTGAGAGCTACAAATCTGATAAAGTTTGGTTCACTGCTGGTGTGAAGAAGTCAAAGCCTAAAGATGTCTATGAGTTGCCTAGGGAGGCCATTAAAGTAGAAGAGTTTTGA